GACTTGCAGCGGGAAGTCGCGGGCCTCCCTGGGCACGGCGGCGAGCAGGACCCGCGATTGCATCACGCCGCCGGTCCCGACCTGGCCGACGATGCCCAGCAGCTGTCCCGCCAGCACGGGATCGGCTACGTCGTCGAGATTCAGGTACTTGCGCGTTTCGTAGGGCAACGCACTGGCCAGTTCCCCCTCGTCCAGGGGGGGGGTCGTCGTCTCCTGCACCATCGATTCCTGCCAGCCCACGGTCACGGCGAGGCGCCCCAGCTTGCGTTTGCTCAATCCCAGCCGGGACATGAGGGTCTTGAGGGCCGCGGCCGCCTCGTCGACCCGCGCAGCGGGTGACGCCGCGTGGTAGGGCTCGATCCCCACATGGGTGATCCGCTCCAGGCGCTGGCGGCCCTTGCCGCATACGAGCTTCACGCTCGTGCTGCCGATGTCGATCCCCGTCCTTGCTCCTTGGTTGCCGAACAAGCGAATCCTCCTTGCTTGCCATCAATTGCTGGATGGCTCGTTCCAGCTCAGGACCTTCAACGTGCCCGACACGCGCCCCGGCCATTGCTGCAGGATCGCGTCTGGTATCCGTTCCATGAAGCCGCTGTCGTAAGTGAAATTGAACCGCCCGAGGCTATAGAAATCTCCGAGCGTGATGAACGAGCCCGTCGCGCTGAATCCGTGGTGCCCGAACAGGTTGAACGAGGCGTTCCAACTCCCGGTCAGGTACGTCAGGGCGGGCCATGTGGCGTTGCCGAGCTCTGCGTTGCTGCCCGCGAAGAGGAACTCGGCGACGATGCCTAGGCCGTTGTAAGGCAGTAGGCGCGTGTTGTAGAAGAGCGTCAGACCGCCGTTCCAGTAGCCGGGGTCGGTCTGCTGGGCCGTGGTCACGCCTTCGAATCTCGTGTTGATGATCGTCGAGTTGATCACCGAGCTGTTGTTGCCCTGGATGTAGATGGTCGAGGTGCCATCGTCCCCCGGGGGGTCGATCAGGGGCACTTCGCCGAAGTTGATCACCACCGACACGTCGCCGGCGGTACGGCTGAAGATGCCGGTCGTCTGGTCGAAGTAGTATGCGACGGTGGTATGATTGTGGAAATTATAGACGAACCTCGACGTGATCGGGTTGTAGGACGTCACTCCCGTGAGACTGTCGCCGAGAGCGGTGGTGATGTCGGTACCGTGACGGTCGAAGATGCGCGCTTGGGGCACGCCGCCGATCATGGTGCCCCGGACGAAATAGTACGTGTCGTCGGGAAATTGTGCTGGCGCCGTGAAGATGGGGGGGGGCGTGATGACGAATCCATCGGTCAGCGTGCCGCACTGGAAGTGGCGGTTCATGAAGCCGAACCACGCGAAGCCGTTCACGTGGGCCCGGCCGTTGACGCAGATACGTCCGATGCAGATGGCATCTCCGCCGATGAGCATCGAGAGGCCCAGTCCGCTGGGCGGGATCTCGGCGATCATCTCGATCCTGCGCTGGGCCTGGCTCACCTGGCCCGATGCGCTCATGCGCACGACGTCCGTGGTGTAGCCGCTGATCGTAGTGTCGGCGATGGCCAGGCTGTAGGTGCCGTTGCCGAACGAGACGTCGGTCCAGCCGTCGCGCCAGCCGCGGTCCTGCATCAGGCGCGCGCGGGCGCGCTCGATGGCGCTATCGGCCAGGAAGAAGGCTTCTTCCGAGCTGTGCTGGTGGTGCGAGAGCTTGGCCTCCGAGGACGTGGTCGAGACGACCGCGGCGCTGGTGATCAGGATCACGAAGGCGAAGACGGTGACCACCAGCAGCACGTAGCCGCCCTGGTCGCTGCGTCGTTTCACGACATGCTTGTTGGCGTGCGCATCCATCGTCAATACTCCAGCGTTCGGTTTCTGAGGGAAACCGTGTCCAGCTTGCTGAGCGTCACGCTGTCCGCGGTCGTGAACTCCAGGTCAAGGGTCACGCTCGTCGTGTCGCTGTTGGCCGCCACGGTGAAGCGCGTGCAGTCCAGGTCGGCCATGTCCGTGCCGTTCTGCTGCAGCCGGGGCCCGCCGGCGCCCGTCGTCAGCTGGAAGGTCGCTGTCAGGGCCCCGTTCAGGTCCCGCAGACGGAACGCGTTCGCGCCCGTCACCTCGATCCGGTTGGCGCCCCGGATGGCGCGCGCAATCTGGGACATGACCACCGTGGTGTGCTGTTGCAGCGAAGCCCGTTCCTGGCTGCGCTTCATGGCCTTCTGGTTCACGATGACGATGTTGCCCAGCGCGAACAGGACGATCCCCGACGCCATGATGGCGACCATCAGCTCTATCAGGGTGACGCCGCGTTCGCGTCTCCTCAATAACTGGTTCCCGTCCACGGCAGGCTCCTCGAAATGATGGTCGAACAGGTTAGCGATCGGGCTACCGCGCCCTGCTCCAGGTTCTCGTTCCAGGTGACCGTCACGGTGATCGTGGAGGATTGCAGTTCCGGCGTGCCCGTCGCCACGGCGTGCGACACCACGTAGTCCAGTCCGCCCAGGACGTAGGTCGTGTCCGCGGCCGCGATGTTGACGAGGTCGTCGTAGCGGTTATAGCGCCGGACGCGCTCGAGACGGGACCTGGCCACGCCCGAGGCCTGGCGCCAGTGATCCTCGCCGACGAGCTGTCTGTGGCCCCGCGCATGGAACTGGGCCAGCCCGAAGAAGACGAGCAGGAGCATGAAGGACGCCACCATCACTTCGATCAGGGTGAAGCCGCCGGCATGGCGCCTGGGCCGCGCGATCCGGGATTTACGCATCTTCATGTCATGCACTCCCGGGGCGGAACGGAGATCCGGGGGCCGGCCGCACGGCCGGTCCCCCAGGATAGTCGTCCGCCCGTTAGATACCGGTCACCACGGGCGGGTTGCCGTTGCTGTTGATGTTCGGCACTGCAATGGTCACGGTCACGCCGGCCATCTTGCGGCCGGCGCGGCCCGTCGCCCGGACGGTCAGCGTGCTGGTGTTGGCGTTGCCGCCGCCACCACCGGCGATGGCGTAGGTGAACAGGTCGGTCTGCGTGAGATCGACGATGCCAACGGCTCCGGACGGCCAGATCGGGTTGCCGGCCGTGTTGGGATTCTCGATGGCCCAGGCCTTGGCGGCCGTGATGACCTCGCCGATCTTGCCGGTCGCCTCGGACACGCGCGCGTTCTTGACGTACTTGCTGTACATCGGCACGGCGACGGCGGCCAGCACGCCGACGATCACCACGACGACCATCAGCTCGACCATTGTGAAGCCCCTCTGATTGGGCTGTTTGCGGAAGCGGTTCATCCTTGTTCCTCCTTCTGCATCATGCAGTTTACTCCCCGGATGAGAACTCACCGGTGGGCGCCCGTCCGGGAATACCGCGACCCACCTGTCCCGAAACCTACATGCCTGTCGCGCCCTTCATCATGGCGTCGCCCATGCCGAAGATGGGCAGGAACATGGCCACGACGATGAAACCGATCATCCCGCCCACGAGCACGATCATGATCGGCTCGATGAGCGAGGCGATGCCCTGGATCGTCGCTTCGACCTGCCGGTCGTAGAAGTCGGATGACTTGACGAGCATGGTGTCCAGCTCGCCGGCCTCCTCGCCGGTGGCCATCAGCTGCAGGGTCATCTCCGGGAACACGCCGGTGGCCCGGAACGACTCGGTCACGCCGTGGCCGGCGGTCACCGACTCCTTCACATCGTCGAGAGCCCGGGACACGTACGCGTTGCCGGCGGCGCCCTTGACGAGATCCAGGCTCTCGAGCAGCGGCAGGCCGCTGCCGATGAGGATGCCCATGGTCCGCGCGAAGCGGCTCATGACCGTCTTCTCGAGTACGGGGCCGAAGATCGGCAGCTTGAGCTTGAGCCGATCCAGCAGGTAGCGTCCGCCATCGGTGCGCGACACCATGACGAACCCCACGATCAGCGCCAGCACCACGCCCAGCGATGCCAGCAGGTTCTTGCCGATGGTGTTCGAGATGGTCATGACGAGCTGGGTGAGGCCGGGCAGATCCTGGCCCAGCTCCGCGTATATCTCCGAGAAGGTCGGTACGATCTTGAGCAGCAGGAACAGGGTGCCCAGCGTCGCGAAGCCGAGCACGAAGAGCGGATACGACAGGGCGGATTTCACCTTGCCCTGGATGTCGTCGATCTTCTCGAGGTAGACGGCCAGCTGCTCCACGATCTTGTCCAGAGTGCCCGCGCGCTCGCCGGCCCTGATCATGCTCATGTACATGCTGTTGAAGGCGTTGGGATGCTCGGCCATGGCCTCCGACAGGCTCTCGCCGCGGGCGAGGCGGTTGCTCATGTCCTCCACGGCGCACTTGAGCATCTTGTTGGAGCCGTCGCCGGCCAGGCCCTTGAGTCCCTTCACCAGCGGGATGCCCGAATCGATCACCGTCGCGAGCTGGCGGCTGAACAGCGCGACCTCGCGCGTGGGCACCTTGCCGAAGGAGATCTCGGAGAACCTCTTCAGCCACGACTTGGTGCTCGCCGCGCCCCGGTCCTCGGTCACGTGCAGCACCGCGAGCCCGTCGCCGTGGAGCTGGCCGACGATCTCGTCGATGTTGCCGCCGCTGAGGATCCCCGTCACCTCGACGCCGGCGCGATCCTTTGCCACGTATGTGAACGATGCCATGCTGTCCCTCCGACACCCTGCAGGTGTCTAGTCCTCGCTGACACAGACTCTGAGCACTTCTTCTATCGATGTCTGACCCGCCCGGGCCTTGTCCAGGCCGACAGTCTGCAGGGTCTTCATGCCTTCCTCGATCGCGAGTTCGCGGATCACGCCGGCCGGCTGGGCATTGGCGATCAGCTGACGCAGGCCCTGCGACATGATCAGCTTCTCGATCACGGCCAGACGCCCCTGGTACCCTCGTCCCTTGCAGGCGACGCATCCCGCACCCCGCCTGTAGACCGGAGGGGCACCTCCGCTCCTATCGGCATCCAGGCCCAGGGCCATGAGAACTTCTTTCGTCGGTTCGTATTCCTCGAGGCAGTGGGGGCAGTTGCGCCGCACCAGGCGCTGCGCGGCCACCAGGGTCATGGCGCTGGCGGCCATGAACGGTTCGGCGCCCATGGACACCAGCCTGGCGGCTGTGCTGGGTGCGTCGTTGGCGTGGATGGTGCTGAAGACCATGTGCCCGGTCAGGGCGGCGCGGATGGCGATCTCGGCGGTCTCGGTGTCGCGGATCTCGCCCACCATGATCACGTCCGGATCCTGGCGCAGGAACGAACGCAGAGCGTTGGCGAAGGTGACGTTCTTCCGGTTGTTGACCTGCACCTGGTTCATGCGGTCTATCTGGTACTCGACGGGATCCTCGATGGTCGTGATGTTGAGTTCCTCGCCGCGCAGTTCCATGAGGCTCGAATAGAGGGTCGTGGTCTTGCCGGAGCCCGTGGGCCCGGAGAGCAGGATCATCCCGTAGGGCTTGCGGATGCAGCGCAGGAAATCGTTGATATCGTCCTCGGCGAGCCCCAGGGCCTTCAGCGAGAAATTGAAACCGGTCTTGTCCAGCAGACGCATCACGATCTTCTCGCCGTGGATGGTCGGGATGGCGGATACGCGGATGTCCACCTCGCGGCCCGAATTCCTGTGGGTCATGCGGCCGTCCTGGGTGGCGCGACGCTCTGCGATGTCCATGTTCGAGAGGATCTTGATGCGGCTGACCATGCCGGAGAAGACGGCGCGGGGAGGCGTCAAGGCGTCGTAGAGCAGGCCGTCCACGCGGTAGCGGATGACCAGGCCCTTGGCCTGCGGCTCGATGTGGATGTCGGTGGCCCGTTCCTTCAGCGCGTTGTTGATGACCTGGTCGACGAGCTTGATGATGCCGGCGTCCTGGCTGCCGGCCTCCCCGTCGATGTCGTCCAGGATGTCGAACGCATGGTCGTCGCTGACCTCGTCGACGACCTCGTCGATGAGCTGACTGACGTGCCTGTCGCCCTCGATCCAGCCGTAATGGGTCTCGCGCGCCTTGTCCAGCACCTCGCTGGCGGCGAGCAGGATCTGCAGCTCCATCTGCTCGCGCAGGGCGATGCGCTGGAGCTGGTCCGTGGCCACCACGTCCAGGGGGTCGGCCATGGCCACGGTGAACAGGGCCTGGTCGATGCTGATCGGCAGCAGATCGTGGAGCCTGGCGTAATCGAGCGGGACCAGGTTCAGGGCGGGCGTCTGGACCTCGTCGCGGTTCGGGTCGAAGAGACGCACACCGAGCTGGTTGCCCAGCGCGCCCAGGAGATCGAGATCCGTGATCAAGTCCCTACGCAGCAGGATTCCGCCCAGACGCTCGCGCGTTTTCGTCTGCTCCTGCAAGGCGTCTTCGAGCTGGACCTGGTCTATCAGGCCCTTGCTGATCAGGTATTCTCCGAGTCCCGGAGCTTTTGTCACCATCCGTGATCTCCAGTTTATCGGTTGCCGTTGAAGCAGTTAGGTGTATCGTCGGCCCTCTGCGGACCTCGATCCGGGCCTCAGGCTGCAATGCGTGTGCCAATAATGCGGAAAAAGGGAACGTGATTTCCCATGAGTTGTCATGATGTCCGGTCCTCAGATGATCTCTGGAGCGGATTCAAACAAACCCTGTCCGGTTAAAACACTTTGTCGCAATATGTTGATTCCAGAGACCGGGACTCCGGGCTCGGCCGGCCCATCGGGCCGCCGCTGCGACGGGCATGCGCAGCCGGAACCGAAAAACAGACTAAATAACACTTATATCATGGCACGTGAAACTCAGAAGAGCGTCCGAAGCGTGTGCGGACAGACCGAGCTGCACGTTCGGTGCTGCACCCCGTCGCATTATGCTTGTATGGCTTCCATATGATTGGCCAGTCAATTGAGGTGTCATGCGGCTGATTTGATATAGAGTCAACTCCAGCCGGGAGCGCCAGAGTATGGGGCGATGGGAAAGACGCTGCTCATGTCCGTGGCGGTCCCGGCCATGCCAGGTGGAGTTTCTGGTGATTCAGTCCTCGAGGGAGCGCAGGATCTCCGCCAGCTTGCCGTTGAACTCGGCCGGGGATTCAAGAAAAAGGAAATGGCCCACTCCGACCATCGTCACGACCGCGAAGTCCCCGTACAGCGCCCGGTTGCCCTCCAGGTTCACGGGCCACAGGTCGGCGTTGAGGCAGCGGATGGGCACGTCGATCGCCGCCAGGGCGGGCTTGAGGTCGTGGGACAGGTAGTGCCTCATGGTCGGCAGGGCGATTTCGGGTGGCGCCGCGGACATGTCGCCGGCGACCCTCTCGACCAGCTCCTGATCGGCACCTGTCGGGAACATGCTGCGCACGAAGGCGTCCGTTCTGGCGGGGAAGTCCTCGCTCATGCCGCCGACGAATCCGGCGATCTGCTCTGCGGAATACTCCCGTGTCATGTCGTGCAGGGTGTCTATGCCGATCAGACCGCGCACCTTGCCGGGTAGAAGCCGTGCCGCCTCCACGATCACCGGTCCCGACATGGAATGCCCCGCCAGCACGGCTCCCTCGAGTTCGAGCACGCTGACCACCGCCGCCACGTCCGCGGCGTAGGCGGCCACCGTCCAGTCCTTCCGCGCCCGGCCGGACTCGCCGTGGCCCCCGAGATCGATCGTCACGACACGATGGGTCTGCGCGAACTCGTCCACCTGGGCGTGCCAGTAGCTGCGGTCACAGCTCCAGCCGTGGACCAGGACCAGGGTCGGTTCGCCGTGTCCGTGAACGTCGAATCTGATCGGCACGCCGTCCGCGGATTCGATTTCGCCGCCGAAGGACGCCGCGGCGGACCAGCAGCACACCAAGCTCGACAGCAACCGGAGGATCCAACGCATGACCGGGCTCCTTGTTGGGGGTGAGAGGATCATATACCACCGGGCGGAGAGGTCAACCGGAGCGAGCTTGGCGGTCCGGGTACGATGGTGTAGGATGTGCGGGCCTGACATCCACCGAGGAGGCTGTACATGGACTGGCACGAACTGCAGAAGCACAAGGTCGCCGATCTCCGGGAGCTGATGAAGGAGCATCTGCCCGAGGTGACGGGCATCACGCAGATGAAGAAGAATGAGCTGGTGGAGCTGCTCGCGGAGAAGCTCGGCATCGAAAGACCGCACAAGGTCGTCACCGGCCTGGACAAGACGTCGATCAAGGCGCGGCTCAGGGATCTCAAGGCCAAGCGCCAGGCGGCGCTCGAAGCGGGGGACAAGACCGATCTGCACCGGCGTCGGCGGCAGATACACATCCTGAAGCGCAAGCTGCGCAAAGCCGCCAGTCTCACACACTGATCCGGGAACCCGGGACGGCAATGAAGATAGCTTTCATCGGCACCCACGGGGTCGGCAAGACGACCCTCTGCTTCGAGCTCGCCGCTTGTCTCAAGCGTCTGGACATCGGTGTGGACGTGGTCAAGGAGGTGGCCCGCAAGTGTCCGCTCCCGATCAACCGCGAGACCACCTGCGATGCCCAGGAATGGATACTGCACACCCAGGTCGCGCAGGAGATCGCCACCTCTCACGCCTACGAGACGATCGTCTGCGACCGCGCGGTTCTGGACAACTATGCGTACATGGTCTATGCGGTGGGGCGCCGACCCGCGCTGGAGGCCTTCATCGCCGCCTGGATGCGAACCTATACCCTGCTGGTGCACGTGCCGGTGATCACGGCACCCTCGTTCGACGGGACCCGCGACACGTCTGTGGCGTTCCAGCGCCGGATCGACGAGATCCTGCTCGAAATGATGGACGAGATGGGCATCCCGCGGCTCGAACTCGACCCCGGCCATCGCGATAGCTGGATTCCCGCAGTGCTGAAGGCGGCGGGACTGCCGGACCACACGCCCCAGCTGGACCTCTTCAACGGGCTGGGCAACCAGCATCCCCTGTGAATCCTGTCAAATCCCAGGTCAAGAAATCGTACGCGCGGCCGATCATCCGGGCGTAGCAACGAGTACACCCAGGCACCGGTCGCCACGGGCGGCACCGATGTCCGTCGCATGGTGGTGGCATGAACCGATCCCTGGTCGATGAACGTTCCCGCTCCCGCGAAAAGGCCCGCGCCTCCGGCGACGCGTCACGCGAGCGCGAGCTCGAGATGCGCATCCTCCAGCTGGAGGAGGACAAGGCGCGGCTGGAGCGTGAGCGCCTGGAATACGAACTGCTGGGCGAAGAGCTCGTGGGACAGCTCGACGAGCGGGACGTCGCCGAGCTGCACCGCTACCTGCACGACCGCCAGCAACACGCCGAATTGCTGCGTGACGGGCGCATCGTGCCCGTCGGCGAGGTGCCGCCCGAGGCCATCCTCGATCTGGTCGAGCTGACCTACTGGCGCCACGCTCTCGCCGAATCCACCGGACTGCTGACTTTCCTCTTCATCAACGACGACGGCGAGCCCCGGCCGGCGGGCAATTCCCCGCGCCAGCTGACCGCACTGGCCTCCTGCCGGAAGGGCTGCTGGCCGGCCGTGGAGCGGGCCGTCGCCGGTTCTGCCGCCCGTGCCGACGGACCCTTCGGCGCCAGGTGCGGAGGGTGCGGCCGGCCGCTGTGGATCGTCCCGGTCTCCCTGCGTAACGAGCGCGACAAGGCAGTGGTGGCGTTCCTCGTCGGTCACGGGCTGCCCACGCCGTCGAAGCCATACCGCCGCATGGTCGAACTGGTGGCCAACCTGGCCGGCCGCCGGGCGTCCGAGGAATACGCGCGACAGGTCAATACCATCCTGCAGATGCAGGTGACCGCGATGGTGGTCAAGTACACGAGCCAGAAGACCGCGACGGCGCGGGAATCCCGGGAAGCCCTCGTACGCCAGTCCCGCATCTCCGACGACCTGAGCCACGCCAAGGCGGAACTGGAAGCCGTCCTGGAGGAGGCCCGCGACGCCCGCCGCGCGGCCGAGCGGGCCAACGAGACCAAGGGCCTGATCATGGCCGCGATGTCCCACGAGGTCCGCACGCCCCTGACCTGCGTGATCGGTTTCGCCGACCTGCTCGCCAGGCCGTCGCTCACGGTGGCGGAAGCGCACAAGTTCGCCGAGTCGATCAAGGAGAGCGGTCAGGTGCTGCTTTCCCTGATCAACAACATCCTGGACCTCTCGAAGATCGAAGCCGGGCATCTTGAGCTGGAACGGATCCCGTATTCCATACGTCAGCTCCTGGAAGAGGTGGTCGGCATCTTCACGCCATCCTGCCGCGAAAAGGGCATCGGTATCCGCGTGCAGGTCGGCGGCGACGTCGAAGAAGAGCAGTTGGGCGACCCCATGCGGTTGCGGCAGGTGCTGATGAACCTGGTCGGCAACGCCATCAAGTTCACACGGGAGGGCGGCATCGATCTCCTCTGCGCCCACAGCACCGGCGATCCTGCCATGCTCGCGGTCGAGGTCCGCGACACCGGTTCGGGGATTCCGCGCGATCGTCTCGAAACCATCTTCAAGGCGTATCGCCAGGCTGAAGCGGACGTCGCGCGCAAGCACGGCGGCACCGGGCTCGGTCTGGCGATCTCCAGCCGCATCGTCCAGGCCATGGGCGGCGAGATGAGCGTCACCAGCCGGGAGGGCGAGGGATCGCGTTTCACGTTCACCTTTGCCGGCCGGCTGCAGACCCTCTTGCAATAATCCACGGTTTGGGTAGTATGTATTTCAGACGTCCACATACACACCGCGATCTCGGAGGTGCCTATGGAGAGACTGCAGACCGGACAGACGATCTGGCCGCAAGAGATTCTCCGATTGCCCCAAGTTGAGTTCCACATCGCCGGCGTGACCGGCCACTCCCTGACGGATTCCGACAAGCAAGTGACCTTCTTCCGCTTCGACGAGGGGACCACCGTTCCCGATCACAGCCACGCCGCCCAGTGGGGTTACCTGGTGAAGGGCGAGATGACCCTGGAGATTGCCGGGCGCACGGAACTCTACGAGGCGGGGGACACCTACCACGTTCCCGGCGGCACGAAACACCGCACGTCATTCAGCAAGGAATCCTACGTGATCGACATGGGGGACGACCCCCGTCGCTACAAGCTGCAGAAGTGACAGTGATGGGGCCGGTTCAGAGGGCCGGCCCCAGCACCACGGTCAAGACCTCGTCGCGACCCAGATAGCGGGCCGCGGTTTCGCGGATGTGCGAAGGCGTCAAGGTGCGGATCTCCCTCAGGTAATGCGCCAGGTTGTTGGGCGGCCGCCCGTACAGCACGTCCGCCGCGCAGCGGCTCGCGCGGGCGCTGTTGGATTGACGCGCGATGAGCAGGTTGCCCACCAGCTGTGAGCGCGCCCTCGCGAACTCGTCCGACGGTACCGGCTCGTCCGCCATGCGTCCGATTTCGGCGGTCAGCGCGGCTGCCGCCTCGTTCTCCGTGGCCGGATCGGTGAGCACGTACCCCACCAGCATCCCCGGGGCGAATCCCCGCGAAGACTGCAGGCCCACGGCATAGCAGAGCGATCGCCTGTTGCGCAGGCTTTCGAACAGGCGTCCGCTCTGTCCGTTGAGCAGCTGTTGCAGCAGGGCGAGGCTTGCCCGGTCGTCGTTCGGGGTGGCGGGTCCGGGCCAGGCGCTGAGCACGACGCTCTGTCGCACGTCCCGGGTAAGCCGGCGGCGGGTTTCCCCCGAGGGGCCGGGCACGATCGACAGGTCGGGAAGCGCTGGCGCCGGCGAAGGGGCGAGATCCGCGAGCGAGTCCTCGAGCAGACCTGCGATCCGGTCCGCATCGACGGCACCGGAAACCACGACGTGCAGGTTGCGCGACACCCAGGTGCGACGATGGAAGTCGCGCAGATCGTCGCCGGTCAGTGCGGCCAGCGACTCCTCCTCGCCGAGCACGGGCGAGCCGTAGGGGTGCTCCGGGTAGATGGCGGCCCTCAACTCCCGCGCCGCGGCCTGGAAGGGATCGTCGTCCATAGCCTTCAGGTCGGCCAGGGCGAAGCTGCGTTCGCGCTCCAGTTCCTCGCCGGGGAAATCGGGACTGCAGGCGAGCCCGCCGAGCATCCCGATCAGCTCGTCCAAATGGCGTGTCAGTCCGGTCAGGTAGATCCCGTTGTGATCGCGGGCCGTGAACGGCGACAAGGATGCCCCGAGGCTCTCAATGCGGCTGTGCAGCGCCGCCGCGCCCACGCCGCCTGCGCCTTTCACCTGCACGTGCTGACAGAGATGAGCGAGGCCCTCTTGGCCGGAGGCCTGTAGACAAACGCCGCCTGCGGCATGCAGTCCCACGGTCACGATGGGCAGGGTGTGATCCTCGCGCAGGTACAGGCGCAGCCCGCCGTCGAGGACGGTCTCCTCGAAGGGGCGGTCGTGCAGCACGGCGGCACTGGCCGATCCCGGGGCCGGGATCGGCGGCGCCGCCGTCGCGCGGGGCGCGGCGGACCGGTCGTCGTCGAGATGCGGCGCCATCAGGGCGTCGACGGCGGCCGCTTCGGCGGGGAGTCCGTTTCCGGCGCCGTCACGCGGCGCGTAGAGCAGGACGCTGCAGCCATCGCGGCTGAAGAGGCGCCTGCAGATCCGGCAGACGTCGGCCCCGGTGACGGTTGCGACCTGCTCGGGAAATGTGAAGGCGCTGGCGAGATCGCCCATGGCGTCGTGCCAGCCGAGCAGCGACGACGTGCCCTGGACGGTCTCCCGGCTGAAGCGATGGGATCGTTCGGTGCGGATCTTCGCGCGCGCCAGCTCCTCTGCGCTGGGCGGCTCGTCCTTGAGCGTCTGCAGGACTTCCGCCACCGCGGCCAGGGCGGCCGGTGCCCGGGCGGCGTCGGTCTCGAAGTCGATCGTCAGGACCCCTTCGCGCGTACCCGCCTCGGCGAGCAGGGTGATGCCGCTGACGAGTTCCTGGTCCTCCTGGATACGCCGGTACAGACGGGAACAGCGCCCGTCCGCGAGGATCTGGTGCACGACGGCCAGGGTCGCGCGGTCGGGGTCGTTCTCGGACAGGCCGGGGAAGACCATCTTCCCGTAGACCATCCGGATGTCTCCCAATTCGAGGCGGTAGCGCAGGGCTTCGTGGACCGGCTCGACGGGCGGCGAGGGGAGCTCGTACGGACGCGGCGCGGCGTCGTTGCCGAAATCCCCGATCGCCAGTGCCAGCGCGTCTTCGGTCCCCACGTCGCCGGCGATCACCACGGTCATGTTGTCGGGGCGGTAGGCCGCCCGGTAGAAGTCGATGATCTGCTCGCGGGAGGTCGCGGTAAGGGCTTCGTCGCGACCGCCGATGGGGTGCCGGTACGGGCTGTGGTCGAAGGCGAGCTCCATGGCCCAGCGCCACGACACCCCGAACCCCGAGGGCTGGTCGTCGTACATGTGATTCTCGTGCACCAGCACCGGGCGTTCGGCGTCGAGGGCGGCGGCGGTGAAGGTGGATTCGAGCAGCGCGTCCGACAGGATGTCCACGGCGCCCGCGATGTTCTCGCTGGGCAGGGTGATGTGGTAGTTGGTCGTCTCGTAGCCGGTGCCCGCGTTGGTGCTGCCGCCCAGGTTCGCGACCTCGAGGGCGAAGTCACGCTCGCCGCGCCGGGCTGTGCCCTTGAACAGCATGTGCTCTATGCCGTGGGCCCAGCCCCTGACGTGCTCCGGTTCGCGATTGGAGCCCACCCGCACCCAGACGTTGCAGATCGCCACCGGCGAACGGTGATCCTCTTGCACGATCACGCGCAGGCCGTTGGCGAGGCGCGCGAGGGTCGCGGTGCCCACGGTTTCGCGGGCGATGATGATGTCGTTGCTCATGCGATGTTCCGTTCCCGCCGTCGCCGATGGCTGGTGAAGTCCTTGCGTCGCACGCCAGGATAGGCGCGGCGGGTCCGCTTGGCGACCCATCTTTCTCCGGACAGCCCGGCTGTCCGGTTGACGCTGCGGACGTGTTGTGACAGTTTAGCGCTGCCGTCCAGCGAGCACCTCCGACGCCGGGAGCGTAGGATGACCTTCCCGCCCGACATCCTGACCTTCGACGTGGAAGAGTGGTTCCAC
This DNA window, taken from bacterium, encodes the following:
- a CDS encoding ATP-binding protein — its product is MKIAFIGTHGVGKTTLCFELAACLKRLDIGVDVVKEVARKCPLPINRETTCDAQEWILHTQVAQEIATSHAYETIVCDRAVLDNYAYMVYAVGRRPALEAFIAAWMRTYTLLVHVPVITAPSFDGTRDTSVAFQRRIDEILLEMMDEMGIPRLELDPGHRDSWIPAVLKAAGLPDHTPQLDLFNGLGNQHPL
- a CDS encoding cupin domain-containing protein, whose product is MERLQTGQTIWPQEILRLPQVEFHIAGVTGHSLTDSDKQVTFFRFDEGTTVPDHSHAAQWGYLVKGEMTLEIAGRTELYEAGDTYHVPGGTKHRTSFSKESYVIDMGDDPRRYKLQK
- a CDS encoding insulinase family protein; its protein translation is MSNDIIIARETVGTATLARLANGLRVIVQEDHRSPVAICNVWVRVGSNREPEHVRGWAHGIEHMLFKGTARRGERDFALEVANLGGSTNAGTGYETTNYHITLPSENIAGAVDILSDALLESTFTAAALDAERPVLVHENHMYDDQPSGFGVSWRWAMELAFDHSPYRHPIGGRDEALTATSREQIIDFYRAAYRPDNMTVVIAGDVGTEDALALAIGDFGNDAAPRPYELPSPPVEPVHEALRYRLELGDIRMVYGKMVFPGLSENDPDRATLAVVHQILADGRCSRLYRRIQEDQELVSGITLLAEAGTREGVLTIDFETDAARAPAALAAVAEVLQTLKDEPPSAEELARAKIRTERSHRFSRETVQGTSSLLGWHDAMGDLASAFTFPEQVATVTGADVCRICRRLFSRDGCSVLLYAPRDGAGNGLPAEAAAVDALMAPHLDDDRSAAPRATAAPPIPAPGSASAAVLHDRPFEETVLDGGLRLYLREDHTLPIVTVGLHAAGGVCLQASGQEGLAHLCQHVQVKGAGGVGAAALHSRIESLGASLSPFTARDHNGIYLTGLTRHLDELIGMLGGLACSPDFPGEELERERSFALADLKAMDDDPFQAAARELRAAIYPEHPYGSPVLGEEESLAALTGDDLRDFHRRTWVSRNLHVVVSGAVDADRIAGLLEDSLADLAPSPAPALPDLSIVPGPSGETRRRLTRDVRQSVVLSAWPGPATPNDDRASLALLQQLLNGQSGRLFESLRNRRSLCYAVGLQSSRGFAPGMLVGYVLTDPATENEAAAALTAEIGRMADEPVPSDEFARARSQLVGNLLIARQSNSARASRCAADVLYGRPPNNLAHYLREIRTLTPSHIRETAARYLGRDEVLTVVLGPAL